Proteins from a genomic interval of Oryctolagus cuniculus chromosome 8, mOryCun1.1, whole genome shotgun sequence:
- the MUC7 gene encoding mucin-7: MKTLPLLVFISTLSAYFSLSEGQRVNYQLYYRRNHLSHNPRLKSYYTLSRPYRLPYYNSQSYIRYYYNSKKYRHCKNKHRYRPSKWPHKDNPIDNNGVPETTTQIPSVSSTPTINDSTTSGVTPLIPNVPITSTGKNNPTTASSITTSTPPSSSAPSETTTTPPTATTTISTTAPPFSSTSETTTTPPTATTTVSTTAPPFSSTSETAATPPTATTATSTTTPFPSLSETTITPTTATKATSTPQPSSNTPEAISTPTTTPNPSPDILPNEFTTVSTGQSTSPTTTQTTPDENKMLTSLLNRMMELLLKMING, translated from the exons atgaaaactcTCCCACTGCTCGTGTTCATCAGCACTCTGAGTGCTTACTTCTCA CTCAGTGAAGGTCAAAGAGTGAACTACCAACTATATTACAGAAGGAACCATCTCTCTCATAATCCTCGACTCAAATCTTATTACACATTATCACGTCCTTACAGATTGCCATATTATAACTCACAAAGTTACATTAGGTATTATTACAATAGTAAAAAATACAGACACTGTAAGAATAAGCATAGGTATAGGCCAAGTAAGTGGCCACATAAAGATAACCCCATAGACAACAATGGAGTCCCAGAAACTACCACTCAAATCCCATCTGTGAGTTCCACACCTACCATCAATGATTCTACCACCTCAGGCGTGACTCCTCTTATTCCAAATGTTCCCATCACATCGACAGGAAAAAATAATCCCACCACAGCCTCTTCTATAACTACATCAACGCCACCATCTTCTTCAGCCCCATCAGAGACTACAACTACCCCACCCACAGCTACTACAACCATATCAACAACAGCACCACCATTTTCAAGTACATCAGAGACTACAACTACCCCACCCACAGCTACTACAACCGTATCAACAACAGCACCACCATTTTCAAGTACATCAGAGACTGCAGCTACCCCACCTACAGCTACTACAGCCACATCAACAACAACACCATTTCCAAGTCTATCAGAGACTACAATTACCCCAACTACAGCTACTAAAGCCACATCAACACCACAACCTTCTTCAAATACACCAGAAGCCATATCTACACCTACTACCACACCTAACCCTTCCCCAGATATTCTTCCAAATGAATTTACAACTGTATCTACAGGCCAAAGTACTAGTCCAACCACTACTCAAACTACTCctgatgaaaacaaaatgttaacttCTCTCCTAAATAGAATGATGGAATTACTTCTTAAAATGATAAATGGGTAA